One genomic segment of Mytilus galloprovincialis chromosome 5, xbMytGall1.hap1.1, whole genome shotgun sequence includes these proteins:
- the LOC143076790 gene encoding uncharacterized protein LOC143076790, with protein MEPKFAFGLLCFPLTFLVVGVSSEDVYATEGSVVRLVCPFTARSGKMTWRGPPQLYPYSINTEKNLTIFLSNNLELTGNFESGEYSLVIQHFTPSHAGQYQCDTVKNRAASQHRFNIFLQDVIKVNPSESWCRGSSGIVLECTLQILKTSAWKNRWTHSFKGHSIRYLEGSVSGFSSSLRIDACSIEDEGIYTCIWYSDVAEHNSSASVKVLSKPFFVHKSSFFQDKFLIFQIRIYSNPEPNAIQWFHNNQVIDDQRMLNTSLSETMVKISLHDKKVNTTGYLVFLKTRFMSEHSPTVFKCQIRNKEGAINVSFDETLTYVFNGNMFTLSTMGNSSTGYETIHSSIFDIIKIYMPGAGCVVLVGLSIIAIIIFRKRKKKSTSQVPTVQTVEANIPGNNERLISDTAVKERRRNSVQSYHEYEEVESLTSSQCSHLNADQAYENSEDDVTADKCYINEVGFHMYEDLDHDTMSELREYN; from the exons GTCTGCTGTGCTTCCCATTGACATTCCTGGTAGTCG GAGTATCGAGTGAAGACGTCTATGCAACAGAAGGATCTGTAGTTCGGTTGGTTTGTCCCTTTACCGCTAGGAGTGGTAAGATGACATGGCGAGGACCACCACAACTTTACCCTTACAGTATAAACACAGAGAAAAATTTGACAATATTCCTATCAAATAACCTTGAACTAACAGGCAATTTCGAATCAGgagaatattcattagtaattcaACATTTTACTCCATCACATGCTGGTCAATATCAGTGTGATACTGTTAAAAACAGAGCTGCAAGTCAGCACCGgtttaatatttttcttcaaG ATGTCATAAAAGTGAATCCATCTGAAAGTTGGTGCAGAGGATCCTCCGGAATTGTGTTAGAATGCACATTGCAGATACTTAAAACTTCAGCTTGGAAAAACAGATGGACACATAGCTTCAAAGGTCATTCAATTCGGTATCTAGAAGGTTCAGTCAGTGGGTTCTCTTCTTCCCTACGGATAGATGCATGCTCCATAGAAGATGAAGGAATTTACACCTGCATTTGGTATTCTGATGTCGCCGAACATAATTCCTCCGCGTCAGTTAAAGTATTAT CCAAACCCTTTTTTGTAcacaaatcttctttttttcaagACAAATTCTTGATTTTTCAAATACGTATTTATTCAAATCCTGAGCCGAATGCAATACAATGGTTTCATAACAATCAAGTCATTGATGATCAAAGAATGTTAAATACATCACTGAGTGAAACTATGGTGAAAATTTCTCTTCATGACAAGAAAGTAAATACAACCGGTTATTTAGTTTTTCTTAAAACACGATTCATGTCGGAACACAGCCCAACTGTCTTCAAGTGCCAGATAAGAAATAAAGAAGGTGCCATTAATGTATCATTTGATGAAACGTTGACTTATGTATTCAATGGGAATATGTTCACATTATCAACGATGGGTAATTCTAGTACCGGATATGAAACAA TTCACTCGAGTATATTTgacattataaaaatatacatgcCAGGTGCTGGTTGTGTTGTTTTGGTTGGCTTGTcaataattgctattattattTTTCGGAAAAGGAAGAAAAAGAGTACATCTCAGGTTCCAACAG TGCAAACCGTGGAAGCAAATATTCCAGGAAATAATGAAAG GCTTATTTCTGATACTGcagtaaaagaaagaagaagaaacTCTGTGCAATCTTATCATGAATATGAAGAAGTTGAAAGTCTTACTTCCTCGCAATGCAGCCATTTAAACGCTGATCAAGCGTATGAAAATTCCGAAGATGACGTCACAGCAGacaaatgttatataaatgaaGTTGGATTTCATATGTATGAAGATTTAGACCACGATACAATGAGTGAGTTAAGAGAATACAACTGA